The sequence CGTGCAAAGAAATACATTAGTTCCAAGAACGTGAAAGGTTTAATTTGTACGAATTTAGGCAATAATTACTAGGGCTTGAGCTGCGTAGTATATGCATGTATTTAGTTAAAAAGTACATGTTTAGTTAATTAAAGTGTACTTGACTTGCCACTTAGTTTTCACAGGTTATGATTTTCAAAAAGTTCGTTGCAAATTTTTGTcaatattaatgcaaatatcgTACGATTGAAcgacatattaaaaaaaaaaacattattaatattaaataggttAAAAATCTAATTGaatcaaatcaaaattttctatattaattttatagaaaattttataaatactataaaaattggCATCAATTTCAACACGCCGAAATTGGATAGCTGTAAAACTATCATCAAATTGTCGAACCATTACTCTAATTTCACGAGCCCACTggatttactttaaaatactcATTACCGGTCCAAATATTTAACATTCTTGATTTTCTTTCCCAGCAACGGAGCGGCGGCTGAAGCGCCAGTAAAGTCAGAGACCCTAGCCCGCGCTGGGACCTCCCTGGAAGACCAGGCACAGCAGCTCATCATGGATAAGCTGTGGAACTTCGCCACCACGCGGTCCCTCCGGTACAGGCTGCTTGAGAACGCGGACCTCGTCGTGTCCGGGGCTCAGGAGAAGGACGGCAGCTTTGGAGTCGGTGAgttcattttataataaacaccTTTGGGAACCCTACTCTACTCACAGACGTTTATATGAAATGCCAAtcaaaacttaataaataatgtcTGAAACCCGACTCATTAACTTAATAGCGACTCATTCTTGATTTGACGATAAACGATAAAagattgttatcttggctacAGCCACAGGCTTGACCACTATAGCACGTCATAAACGAATCTTTCATCAACATTATACTTAAGTATTATTATCCAGTACCAGGAGGCTCACCAAATGGGGTAAAATGGGGCAGTGAATTAAGTTTCACGAGTAAGATAATGCTCCCATGTGACATGGTTCTTTCGTCAACTCCCTGAGAGACCAGGCCCAGAAGCTATGGAGTCGGTGAGTTGACTTCAATCAGTTTTGATGTTGGCAGTTCAACCGATCTTCTTCAACTCAAGGAAATTGGTCTCAGGAAGTGCCAATAAATTAATAGGCCCTCAGTTTATGGCGGGACCCAGCGTACAATGTTTTAACATTATTCTCCAATATTAtgaacttttatttataaactcaCTAAGtcctaaattaaaaaacaatactCACTGagcttctgggtctcaggaggatAAATACAAAGTTTACACTGTACGAAGAAAAAAATCCTACCTAGTAGCAACTAGCAACCAATAGCAACACTCCTAACTGTTTATCggtgtacattttttcaaaaggcataaggtccatcgatgtacagttaacaatgtgggcgatggtaccatTTAGGAACATGGTATAACATGTCATAATATCACAGTGTAATGAATATAAAAATCGCTAGATCATTGTTACTCACGCTGACCAGGTACAAAGTACTATaaaaatcaaattccttgaGCATCGTCCACACTCGTACCTATGTTGCCATACGTCAGAATTGTTCctgaaatgtcaggatttttttgtCTACTGTCAGGATTGCGGAGGACCTGCGCGATTGTGAGGGTTTAGCCGATAGACCCGAACTTTCTAGAAATTTCAACTAAACACTAGAAGCTAAAAAAGAAGACAATTTTTAGCTTCTAGTGTTTAGTTGAAATTTctaaaaagttaaaaagaaagaagaaaaaagcTAGAGAGTTGGACGGGAAAGGGAAGGTTATGATGTAGCTTCAGCATATGGTGACGAGTTATGGGGCTGTAGGTGGCCGAAAGGTTTTGGAATGATCGTCCAGGGAATGTCAGAACAGAATTTTTAGGGTGATAGGACTTTTGTcaggattttaaattttttcatatTGCAACGCTGCTCCTACCTGGCAATAGTAAACCTTATTGAAAAGCTGTGAGTCCGATGACTATTAGTAGAGACTCTAAgctacttacaaataaatatacggTGCTGTCACGTGGCAATGAAGACCAATTTTATGAACCATTTACTGACATTAACTTCTGTTATTTCCAGGAGTAGCCCTAAAGTCCCCCAAGGTCTTCGAGAGCGGCCGCAGCCGTAACAAAAACATGGGTCCGATCCTCGCCGCGGCGGCCATGAAGTTCGGTCTGCTCGGCGCTCTGACCTTCAAGGGCCTGACTCTGATGGTCGGGAAGGCCCTCCTCATCTCGAAGATTGCGCTGCTGCTGGCTACCATCATTGGGCTCAAGAAACTGTTCTCTCCTCAggtgataaaaaaataaccagattcataaagtaaggacgctaagtaCGAAGAGAAaaatttcgtacattgacccggCTGTTTCTATCTCTATTACACGATCATGATTACGTTgctgtctcgctcgcacagtGGTATTGACTcccggcatcatgggcgggacagcaatagaattatgcgcgtgcgatagagataaaAATGTAGTACTTAGTGCTTAGTATCCTTactttacctatatgattttaattatgATCCCTAGATGGGATGGTCCAAAGGTATGGTATAACTAATCTTGAgctttttgttttgcttttcaTTACGACTTCCCAATCTTTTTCACTTGCGTCATCCATCAGGTTTGTTAGGAACATTATAACATAGAACATCATTAATTTTTCTTTGGCTGGCATTCTGATAATATCCATGTACGTCTGTTCTTATTACTTTGCTCCCTCTAGCTACTTATACATagataaaaaagtttttaaacgagtttaaaaattattaatgataaataaataaataataataaataaatattatagaacattcttacacagattgactaaatcccacgcctaaggaggcttgtgttatgggtacttcagacaacgataatatacataatatacaaataattaaatacatagaaaacacccatgactcaggaacaaatatttgtgctcatcacacaaataaatgcccttaccgggattcgaaaccaggaccatcggcttcacaggcagggtcactacccactaggccagaccggtcgtcaatgatAAAACTTTACCATACTTCccataaaacataattattagtaataagtTAGTATAGCCAATGATGAAATGAGCACTAAGTTTACTTATGTTCTCTCTGGTAATATCAGAACATTACACTTATATAAGtaatatacttataaaataaaataaaagtaatatagCACTCACATGTATTCACTGCCTCCTCGTGATCTCAATATAAACAGagaacgggacttaatcgcgtatttaaggaCGTTTCGAGGTCTTAaatacgcaattaagtcccgttttacaatttaataatgtgtagaaatcgtgaaagtttaaatcagtggtAAACAGAGAAATCCTATAATTCTCACAGTTAGTCATCGATAAACCAgataaacttaataatacttatttatggcATTTATgcatagttttgagtaaattgTAAGTCTTGAAAATCTCTCCACGTACGTGCCTGAATATACATCGTAGTAAGGCGATATAATCGTgtaattatattaaacattgaatgtAATTCTTGGGTAGCAAATGTTATATCCCAGTAAAGTTAGTTGAGAACATTTACAGTTTCTTCTTCTAATTCAAGTCTCCTTGTAAAGGTTTTTGTATCACATACTTTCGTTTTATACTGGCCAGACTTACCAGAATAAGCAAGTATATGAGTAATTTGGCtttgttacttatttatttgttatgaaACGATCTGTTATATAAGAAAGCTAGTTTTCTTTCCGTGTGTACATTGTCcctaaaacataatttatttttacaagagcTTACCCTGGGGATACCCTGACTCCTTATTAGACTTCAATGTTATTTGTTCTGTATCAATGGGCAAATAACAGaaccaatttattttattcacaaaAGAGGTCTTTTGAAATAATTGGCTGAAAACAATCTGCAATGTATTAATATTTGTTTGAAGTGTACCTAGTTCTGGTTTTATTCgcataacaaatataatttttcgtTCGATCCTTTGTGatattatttacgtttgttttAAGGAACATTAATGGTGTACCTTTTTCCAAAAACAAAAGTGACTTTGTAAAGCTAAATTGTCTTTCTATGTCTCCAGTATCAATGTCTAAGTCGgcctgttttgctttttttgatatgttgtttttattaagaGTTGGAGCACTTCGTCTTCAATTATTCGCAAAAATAGCCAAATTTACTAGGCCGTAAAGAGAagcatggtattcaaaactgacatcAATTGGTccaaaaagcaaaacagtccgacacaaataatttcattaccagttagatctcaaaatttcgttacgtttggttaagttttggaggagaaAACATTCGAGTAGGTACGAAACCtcgttttttgagatttttacgcaggatttttcgcctaacctGTCGTTGTCCTCCGCACTAcatcatgtttttttattccgtagaatAAAATGActtttcatgtggtactaagaaatgtcatgtcttacacatgaaacgtcattttagtcttcggaataaaaaacagactatagtttaaGGAGCCGCTTCTGTTTTCGAGACGagtatatttacctaaaatacaTAAATCTCAGCTTCCATATCTTTTAAGaccgcagcagtaatgcagctgtagttgccatccgaatgtcacctttagagTGACTCCACGCCTTTTGAGCGACGGCGTTAGTCATCGCTATGGAAAatagcgtcgctgcgcagttgcgccaacgtttgCGTCgcgcagcagccatagagtagTCTAGACGccaacgctcgggagacgctagtgtggggtgaccCTTACgctaccatattttttttttctgaaataaaatctttttttttttaatttaatcagATTTGAAAGGAAATAAAAGTTCAAACACTTTCCAGGCTATCATCAAAAAGGACTAAGTCACGGTGCATAAGACCTGATGGAGGCGGACAACGGAGCTTACCTCATCCCTgtcaaaataccaaaaataatatGGGAATACACATCGAACAGTAACATaccctacatacatacatacacatacatacacatatctGCCTGCCTGTAAAAAAATCAACGCAGAACGGAAATGTAAGAGTTTttccctttgaccgccaaagacgtcagcTGACGAGCGCGGGTACAGCCTTGCAACCTTGTTGCTTTCCGATAAGGTTCACGATAacgcgccgcacacgatagACGTGGCCTTCAAAGGAAAAACTACAGATAAATTCACCATAGTAAagtatagtatgcggtctatctactgagctcgttcac is a genomic window of Cydia strobilella chromosome 20, ilCydStro3.1, whole genome shotgun sequence containing:
- the LOC134750545 gene encoding chaperonin GroEL 1-like isoform X1 encodes the protein MKAFLVTILLVGIVKSEKHEAEPTEESLKRGLSHKCGAREPTPCIAIELVGYVDRMLRTASIQLSDDVMIVDESNGAAAEAPVKSETLARAGTSLEDQAQQLIMDKLWNFATTRSLRYRLLENADLVVSGAQEKDGSFGVGVALKSPKVFESGRSRNKNMGPILAAAAMKFGLLGALTFKGLTLMVGKALLISKIALLLATIIGLKKLFSPQAIDAQRTIHGGNGGIGGIGGSGGIGGIGGIGGIGGSGGIGGFRRGVQFVMQMFRVAVNVFQWIG
- the LOC134750545 gene encoding uncharacterized protein LOC134750545 isoform X2; this encodes MKAFLVTILLVGIVKSEKHEAEPTEESLKRGLSHKCGAREPTPCIAIELVGYVDRMLRTASIQLSDDVMIVDESNGAAAEAPVKSETLARAGTSLEDQAQQLIMDKLWNFATTRSLRYRLLENADLVVSGAQEKDGSFGVGVALKSPKVFESGRSRNKNMGPILAAAAMKFGLLGALTFKGLTLMVGKALLISKIALLLATIIGLKKLFSPQAIIKKD